One segment of Anatilimnocola aggregata DNA contains the following:
- a CDS encoding PQQ-binding-like beta-propeller repeat protein: protein MSLPARSFVQRMIAALAFVLFGQQLLHAQLRIRVGGGDPAGVITEPNAPKQQTWDPAEVLIARKVPGTAAGAVELLQRFSQHTPADRDRWLKDLDAEEYHLRESAMQQLIQLPAIPREEWLKRLATELPEGRWRLRHVLDRHDSESTQVYRAALQLIAREPAALSDDDWLVVAIVMERADLRDEFSFLLQRHMRASLLPEFRAAATAERLSSRLAAAIVISRSTEVVDRPLIAQLLADRDDQVSLLTAQGVAQRGEIAALSAFIRLLDSPQVDVRREAALWLCGLTGQEFDYSPYAAAAERQATMARWREWLAGPGTQVVLQPPQRLAVHARGSLNGHTLIATGGMGKVCELDTDGNITWQLNMQAWSAEKLPGGNVLVASHWENRVCEFDNRGQVVWQLSGVNAIRAKPLPGGRVLIADFGGNRVVEADSGGNLVWEHGTPDQCFDAERLHNGNTIFACPNLVREVAPDGSSVRQWTIEGRINSLQVLPSGRLLTANYGQGRVVELDDESRVTWEYKIARPSDAFRLPGGRTLITTAEQIVEIDLQGRQIRQISAAVNGGARQ from the coding sequence ATGAGCCTGCCTGCCCGCTCGTTTGTCCAACGGATGATTGCTGCGCTCGCGTTCGTACTCTTCGGCCAACAGCTGCTGCACGCTCAGCTGCGCATTCGTGTGGGTGGTGGCGATCCGGCGGGTGTCATCACCGAGCCCAATGCGCCCAAGCAGCAGACCTGGGATCCGGCTGAGGTGCTCATTGCCCGCAAGGTGCCGGGGACTGCAGCGGGCGCGGTTGAACTGCTGCAGCGCTTCTCGCAGCATACGCCGGCCGATCGAGATCGCTGGTTGAAGGATCTCGATGCGGAAGAGTATCACTTGCGCGAGTCGGCCATGCAGCAGCTGATTCAGCTGCCGGCGATTCCGCGGGAAGAATGGCTCAAACGATTGGCAACCGAGTTGCCGGAAGGGCGCTGGCGCTTGCGGCACGTCCTTGATCGGCATGATTCGGAATCGACGCAAGTCTATCGAGCTGCGTTGCAGCTCATCGCCCGCGAGCCCGCGGCTTTGAGCGACGACGATTGGCTGGTGGTGGCGATTGTGATGGAGCGCGCCGATTTGCGCGACGAGTTTTCGTTTCTCTTGCAGCGCCACATGCGGGCGTCGCTCTTGCCGGAGTTTCGGGCGGCAGCGACTGCCGAACGCTTGTCGTCGCGCCTGGCCGCGGCGATTGTCATTAGCCGCAGTACTGAAGTCGTCGACCGTCCGCTGATCGCTCAACTGCTGGCCGATCGCGACGACCAGGTGTCGCTGCTGACCGCACAAGGTGTCGCCCAGCGGGGCGAGATTGCCGCACTGTCTGCGTTCATTCGCCTGCTCGATTCGCCCCAGGTCGATGTCCGCCGTGAAGCTGCCCTATGGCTATGCGGGCTGACTGGGCAGGAGTTCGACTATTCGCCCTATGCAGCGGCGGCCGAACGGCAAGCAACGATGGCGCGCTGGCGCGAGTGGCTGGCTGGTCCGGGCACCCAGGTTGTGTTGCAACCGCCGCAGCGATTGGCGGTTCACGCCCGCGGCAGCTTGAATGGCCACACGCTGATTGCCACCGGCGGGATGGGGAAAGTTTGCGAGTTGGACACCGATGGCAACATCACCTGGCAGTTGAACATGCAAGCCTGGAGCGCGGAAAAGTTGCCTGGCGGCAACGTGCTGGTCGCCTCTCATTGGGAGAACCGAGTCTGTGAATTCGACAATCGCGGCCAAGTGGTTTGGCAACTCAGCGGCGTGAATGCCATTCGAGCCAAGCCGCTGCCGGGGGGGCGCGTGCTGATTGCCGATTTCGGCGGGAACCGCGTCGTCGAAGCCGATTCAGGCGGCAACCTGGTGTGGGAACATGGCACGCCCGATCAGTGCTTCGATGCCGAGCGGCTGCACAACGGCAACACCATTTTCGCCTGCCCCAACCTGGTTCGCGAAGTGGCACCCGACGGCAGCAGCGTGCGGCAGTGGACGATTGAGGGACGCATCAATAGTTTGCAAGTGCTCCCTTCGGGGCGCCTGCTGACGGCCAACTATGGCCAGGGGCGCGTCGTGGAATTGGACGATGAAAGTCGCGTCACGTGGGAATACAAAATTGCCCGCCCCAGCGATGCCTTCCGCTTGCCCGGCGGGCGCACGCTCATCACCACTGCCGAACAGATTGTCGAGATCGATCTGCAGGGGCGGCAAATCCGGCAAATTTCTGCAGCCGTGAATGGCGGAGCCAGACAGTAG
- a CDS encoding EF-hand domain-containing protein has protein sequence MFTSNIRSLSLVSILLLCAVVGCVRSSTPTVVPSAVKPPVVAAPPIPPPMPVVETPEPAPPEPVVAAEVPTEKPDEKPLATERLLLLAPQGPLIVEFELWIDGQPQADEFDRLLQEVLKLADTDLDGTATWKEVTTSPKFRYGQFGNLPIDRENAPKQIIQQYDLDGDGRVDLAELPRFLTRNAGGARAFSVRSIEQFHGRNRRGSPTWRALDTDNDGQLTKAEIEAAAAQLRLLDSDDDETLVVGELRRTTEVELMPGNRTRGIRGDFARVLGEHANWDSIRAALEEQYALGGTLGSDDFGEQRELFIHLDEDKDGKIGRKEFPRLNTARSNLFLRLQFGQPTVSQAGSPRTSPMIDVAYGNLLPSREGSFPTVISWPNRVTFRSPGVSLKFVRNDTLATVDFAAQAQQGLAMYDADANGYLESSEVSAAVQQQFGRFEALDADADGKVYLLEITDFLRQRQGAQRVQVHARVQDQEDSLFLALDENADDRLDARELERAAARLQQLDANSDGAITVDELPEEIVIVIARGSIENQEQLFAVGPVETRAPSENLPSWFAAMDTSRDGVISAKEFLGSAEKFATLDRNQNGFFEPDEIPQPTSPTKEVIPLPAESTERNEP, from the coding sequence ATGTTCACTTCCAACATTCGATCGCTGTCCCTGGTCAGCATTCTGCTGCTGTGCGCGGTCGTTGGTTGTGTTCGCAGTTCGACGCCGACCGTTGTCCCTTCAGCGGTGAAGCCGCCAGTCGTCGCAGCACCCCCGATTCCGCCGCCGATGCCTGTAGTGGAAACTCCGGAGCCAGCGCCGCCGGAACCGGTTGTTGCCGCCGAAGTCCCTACCGAGAAACCCGACGAAAAGCCGTTAGCGACCGAGCGCCTGTTGCTCCTCGCGCCGCAAGGTCCGCTGATTGTCGAGTTCGAATTGTGGATCGATGGCCAGCCGCAAGCGGACGAGTTCGATCGCCTGCTGCAGGAAGTGCTTAAGCTGGCTGATACCGACCTTGATGGAACCGCGACCTGGAAAGAAGTAACTACAAGCCCGAAGTTTCGCTATGGCCAGTTCGGCAATTTGCCGATTGACCGCGAGAACGCGCCGAAGCAAATCATTCAGCAATACGATCTCGATGGCGATGGCCGCGTCGATTTGGCGGAGTTGCCCCGCTTTCTGACTCGCAATGCCGGCGGCGCGCGAGCCTTTTCGGTCCGCAGCATCGAGCAGTTCCACGGCCGCAATCGCCGCGGCAGTCCCACCTGGCGAGCGCTCGATACCGACAACGATGGCCAATTGACCAAGGCAGAAATCGAAGCTGCTGCCGCTCAACTAAGGCTGCTCGATAGCGACGATGACGAAACACTGGTGGTCGGCGAATTGCGCCGCACGACCGAAGTGGAACTGATGCCCGGCAACCGCACACGCGGCATTCGCGGCGACTTTGCCCGCGTGCTGGGCGAGCATGCGAACTGGGATTCGATTCGCGCCGCGCTCGAAGAGCAGTATGCGCTCGGTGGCACGCTGGGATCGGATGATTTTGGCGAACAACGCGAACTGTTTATTCATCTCGACGAAGACAAGGATGGCAAGATCGGCCGCAAGGAATTTCCGAGGCTCAATACGGCGCGATCCAATCTTTTTCTGCGACTCCAATTTGGCCAGCCCACAGTGAGTCAGGCCGGTTCTCCTCGAACTTCGCCAATGATTGACGTCGCTTACGGCAACCTGCTGCCCAGCCGCGAAGGCAGCTTTCCCACAGTCATTTCGTGGCCCAATCGGGTCACCTTTCGCAGTCCGGGCGTCTCGCTGAAGTTTGTGCGCAACGATACGCTCGCAACTGTGGACTTCGCCGCCCAGGCCCAGCAAGGGCTGGCCATGTACGATGCCGACGCGAATGGCTACCTGGAATCGAGCGAGGTCAGCGCTGCGGTGCAACAGCAGTTTGGTCGGTTCGAAGCGCTCGATGCCGATGCGGATGGCAAGGTCTATCTGCTGGAGATCACCGATTTTCTGCGGCAAAGGCAAGGTGCCCAGCGCGTGCAAGTACATGCTCGGGTGCAAGACCAAGAAGATTCGCTCTTTCTCGCGCTCGATGAAAATGCCGATGATCGGCTCGATGCCCGTGAACTCGAGCGTGCCGCTGCCCGGCTGCAGCAACTAGATGCAAATAGCGACGGGGCAATCACGGTCGACGAACTTCCCGAAGAGATTGTGATTGTTATCGCCCGTGGCAGCATCGAGAACCAGGAACAATTGTTCGCCGTTGGTCCGGTCGAAACGCGTGCACCAAGCGAAAACCTGCCGAGTTGGTTCGCAGCCATGGATACTAGCCGCGATGGCGTCATCAGCGCGAAGGAGTTTCTGGGGAGTGCCGAGAAATTCGCGACACTCGACCGCAACCAGAATGGCTTTTTTGAGCCCGACGAAATTCCACAGCCAACCTCTCCCACCAAAGAAGTCATCCCCCTACCTGCCGAGTCGACGGAGAGGAACGAACCATGA
- a CDS encoding undecaprenyl-phosphate glucose phosphotransferase — MGLPARRIRQPISFMGSLFRLVDFASIVGGLWLASWLIGRLPQHEVVAGCLAIVGHLLIAEFTGLYRSWRGVSSEREVFCTLLTWGLSLALLATVSLTWLGISPAQWHGQARLLMLVWACSTAGFMVISHSLLRSAKRALWTRGMNRRPVAIVGVTELGFQLARNLDASPELGLQLAGYYDDRPADRNPEMPAGLKRQIGRIEDLVADAKAGFIETIYITFPMRAEDRIRGVLSKLSDTTASVYIVPDFFVFQMLHSRWTDIGGLPAVSVFENPFYGVDGVVKRVFDLVAGSLILLAAAIPMLLTAIAIKLTSRGPVFFRQRRYGLDGNEILVWKFRSMRVCENGAKVTQATKNDARLTPIGGFLRKSSLDELPQLFNVLGGSMSLVGPRPHATAHNEQYRQMIEGYMLRHKIKPGITGLAQVRGWRGETDTLEKMQKRIECDHEYIREWSLGLDLKIMLQTVLVVLKRKNAY; from the coding sequence ATGGGTTTACCTGCTCGGCGAATCCGCCAACCAATTTCGTTCATGGGTTCCCTGTTTCGTCTCGTCGATTTCGCCTCGATTGTCGGCGGCCTTTGGCTGGCCTCGTGGCTGATTGGCCGTTTGCCGCAGCACGAAGTGGTGGCGGGTTGCCTGGCGATTGTCGGGCATCTGCTGATCGCCGAGTTCACCGGCCTCTATCGCAGTTGGCGTGGAGTCTCCAGCGAGCGCGAAGTCTTCTGCACGCTGCTCACTTGGGGTTTGTCGTTGGCATTGCTGGCCACTGTCAGTCTCACCTGGCTCGGCATATCTCCCGCACAGTGGCATGGCCAGGCTCGGCTGCTGATGCTCGTCTGGGCCTGTTCGACCGCCGGCTTCATGGTCATTTCGCATTCGCTCCTGCGCTCCGCCAAGCGGGCCTTATGGACGCGCGGGATGAATCGCCGCCCGGTGGCCATTGTGGGTGTGACGGAGTTGGGCTTTCAACTGGCACGCAATTTAGACGCCTCACCCGAACTGGGTCTGCAGTTGGCCGGTTACTACGACGATCGGCCGGCCGATCGCAATCCAGAAATGCCCGCTGGTCTCAAGCGGCAAATCGGGCGGATCGAAGATCTGGTTGCCGATGCCAAGGCGGGCTTCATCGAGACGATTTACATTACATTCCCGATGCGGGCCGAAGATCGCATTCGTGGCGTGCTGAGCAAACTGAGTGATACGACGGCGTCGGTTTATATCGTGCCCGACTTCTTCGTCTTCCAAATGCTTCACTCGCGCTGGACCGATATCGGCGGCTTGCCCGCGGTCAGCGTGTTCGAGAATCCGTTCTACGGCGTCGATGGCGTGGTCAAACGTGTCTTCGACCTGGTGGCCGGCTCGCTCATTTTGCTGGCCGCTGCCATCCCGATGCTGCTCACGGCCATCGCCATCAAACTCACCTCGCGCGGGCCGGTCTTCTTTCGGCAGCGCCGCTATGGGCTCGATGGGAACGAAATCCTGGTCTGGAAGTTCCGCTCGATGCGGGTGTGCGAGAACGGCGCGAAGGTAACACAAGCGACCAAGAACGACGCGCGGCTGACGCCGATCGGTGGTTTCCTCCGCAAGAGTTCGCTCGATGAACTGCCGCAGTTGTTCAACGTCCTCGGCGGCAGCATGTCGCTGGTCGGGCCGCGGCCCCATGCCACCGCCCACAACGAGCAGTACCGTCAGATGATCGAAGGGTACATGCTGCGGCACAAGATCAAGCCGGGCATCACCGGCCTCGCCCAAGTTCGCGGCTGGCGCGGCGAGACCGACACGCTCGAGAAGATGCAAAAGCGAATCGAATGCGACCACGAATACATTCGCGAATGGTCGCTCGGCCTCGATCTGAAGATCATGCTGCAGACCGTGCTCGTCGTCCTCAAGCGGAAGAACGCGTACTAA
- a CDS encoding LamG-like jellyroll fold domain-containing protein, whose amino-acid sequence MPKLNLCLSLLLTLALSSLSLQAETPAKQSVVWQLDNLEKIGGNKVTLVGKPRVIETEKGKAIEFDGKGDALYLDTNPLAGLKEFTVEVIFRPAAGGPKEQRYLHFQPTGSEDRVLFETRLPVDGQWFLDTYLQTGEGKHTLFAKDSLHPLGPWYHAALVVQPKKMQHYVDGKEELAADIELTPLAAGQTSIGVRFNKVHWYQGAIRQIRITPAALKPEEFLKP is encoded by the coding sequence ATGCCGAAGCTAAACCTTTGTCTCTCCCTCTTGTTGACCCTCGCTCTTAGCAGCCTCTCGCTCCAAGCCGAAACTCCGGCCAAGCAGTCGGTGGTCTGGCAACTCGACAATTTGGAAAAGATCGGCGGAAACAAGGTAACTCTCGTCGGCAAACCCCGGGTCATTGAGACGGAAAAAGGAAAGGCCATTGAGTTCGATGGCAAAGGAGACGCTCTGTATCTCGACACCAATCCGCTCGCGGGATTGAAGGAATTCACGGTGGAAGTCATTTTTCGCCCAGCAGCAGGCGGACCCAAAGAGCAGCGGTACTTGCACTTTCAGCCCACCGGCAGCGAAGACCGCGTCCTCTTTGAAACTCGCCTGCCAGTCGATGGACAATGGTTCCTCGATACCTACCTGCAAACGGGCGAAGGAAAACACACTCTATTCGCCAAAGATTCGTTGCACCCGCTCGGCCCCTGGTACCACGCGGCGCTCGTCGTCCAGCCGAAGAAGATGCAGCACTATGTCGACGGCAAAGAAGAACTGGCAGCTGACATCGAACTAACTCCCTTGGCCGCGGGCCAGACTTCAATCGGCGTGCGCTTCAACAAGGTCCACTGGTATCAGGGGGCCATTCGCCAGATTCGCATCACCCCCGCAGCCCTCAAGCCGGAAGAGTTCTTAAAACCCTAA
- a CDS encoding PP2C family protein-serine/threonine phosphatase, translating to MTQNPEMHSEMKVVSTVDLDTVAPPRDNPPLAVRCFGATDKGQHRANNEDQFLVAQLAKSLRVLQTSLPQPKTRHSSDCSHLFIVADGMGGHAAGEQASALAIDSVETYILEALKWFTRDEGESDDKLLSDFRQALGHAHERVRYEAVAHPELLGMGTTLTLAYSLNEELYVAHVGDSRCYLFRDRTLYSVTQDHTLVEDMVRKGALSPEEAIHHRWRHVITSTVGGESAKVRIDVHRLHLMPGDTVLLCSDGLTEMQTGDEVAAILQSAPDPETACRELINAANAAGGRDNITTIVAQYARGEC from the coding sequence ATGACCCAGAATCCTGAAATGCATTCCGAAATGAAGGTCGTCAGTACTGTCGATCTCGATACGGTCGCCCCGCCCCGCGATAACCCGCCGCTGGCCGTGCGTTGCTTTGGTGCGACCGACAAAGGTCAACACCGGGCCAATAACGAAGATCAGTTTCTGGTGGCGCAGTTGGCGAAGTCGCTCCGCGTCTTGCAGACCAGTTTGCCGCAACCCAAAACGCGGCACAGCAGCGACTGCAGCCATTTGTTTATCGTGGCCGATGGCATGGGGGGACATGCGGCTGGCGAACAAGCCAGCGCGCTGGCCATCGATTCGGTCGAGACCTACATCCTGGAAGCGCTCAAGTGGTTCACGCGCGACGAAGGCGAGTCCGACGATAAGTTGCTTTCCGACTTTCGCCAGGCCCTGGGGCATGCACACGAGCGAGTCCGTTACGAAGCGGTTGCTCACCCCGAGTTGCTCGGCATGGGAACCACGCTCACACTCGCTTACAGTTTGAACGAGGAGTTGTACGTGGCCCACGTGGGCGATAGCCGCTGCTATCTGTTTCGTGACCGCACTTTGTACAGTGTGACGCAGGATCACACACTGGTCGAAGACATGGTTCGCAAGGGTGCGTTATCGCCCGAAGAGGCCATTCATCATCGTTGGCGACATGTCATCACCAGCACTGTCGGAGGTGAATCGGCAAAGGTGCGAATCGATGTGCATCGCCTGCACTTGATGCCCGGCGACACCGTGCTGCTCTGTTCGGATGGCCTCACCGAAATGCAAACCGGCGATGAAGTGGCTGCCATTCTGCAGTCTGCACCCGATCCCGAAACTGCCTGCCGGGAATTGATCAATGCCGCCAATGCCGCGGGTGGGCGAGACAACATTACGACCATCGTCGCCCAATATGCCCGTGGCGAGTGTTAG
- the ispH gene encoding 4-hydroxy-3-methylbut-2-enyl diphosphate reductase — MRIILAAPRGFCAGVNMAIESLDLAIQAFGTPVYVYHEIVHNKYVVETFRDKGAVFVNHLEDVPTGSTLLFSAHGVSPAIRQLAKDRQLRAIDATCPLVTKVHLEAIRFAKEEYTIFLIGHEGHDEVIGTMGEAPAAIILVETEEDINALNFPDDAKLAYLTQTTLSVDDANRIIRCLKARFPQIIGPPKEDICYATTNRQEAVRTLAAEADLVLVLGSQNSSNSQRLRELATEHGVKAYLIDGQADVDDAWFEGVENVVITAGASAPESVVQECVEYLREHFQATVEVRTLRLEDVHFPLPRELRGLSISKA, encoded by the coding sequence ATGAGAATAATTCTGGCTGCTCCGCGCGGATTTTGCGCGGGGGTGAACATGGCGATTGAAAGCCTGGATCTGGCGATTCAGGCCTTCGGCACCCCCGTGTATGTCTATCACGAGATCGTGCACAACAAGTACGTCGTCGAAACCTTTCGAGACAAAGGGGCCGTCTTCGTCAATCATCTGGAAGACGTGCCGACCGGCTCCACGCTGCTGTTCTCGGCGCACGGCGTTTCGCCGGCCATTCGCCAACTGGCGAAAGACCGCCAGCTACGGGCCATCGATGCCACCTGTCCATTAGTGACGAAGGTCCACCTGGAGGCAATCCGCTTTGCCAAAGAAGAATACACCATCTTTCTGATCGGCCACGAAGGGCACGACGAAGTCATCGGCACCATGGGCGAAGCACCAGCTGCGATCATCCTGGTCGAGACCGAAGAAGACATCAACGCCCTCAACTTTCCGGATGACGCCAAGCTCGCTTATCTGACGCAAACGACGCTCTCGGTCGACGATGCCAATCGCATCATTCGTTGCCTCAAAGCTCGCTTTCCGCAGATCATCGGCCCGCCGAAAGAAGACATCTGCTACGCCACGACCAATCGCCAAGAGGCAGTACGCACGCTCGCCGCCGAAGCCGACCTGGTGCTGGTTCTCGGCAGCCAGAACAGCTCGAACAGCCAGCGGCTGCGCGAACTGGCAACCGAGCATGGCGTGAAGGCCTACCTAATCGACGGCCAAGCAGACGTGGACGATGCCTGGTTCGAAGGAGTCGAAAACGTCGTCATCACGGCCGGTGCCAGCGCGCCCGAGTCGGTCGTGCAGGAGTGCGTCGAATATCTGCGCGAGCACTTTCAGGCCACGGTCGAAGTCCGTACGCTCCGCCTCGAAGATGTTCACTTTCCGCTGCCGCGAGAACTCCGCGGATTGTCGATCAGCAAAGCTTAA
- a CDS encoding response regulator transcription factor encodes MPALVLRTARHAPLTTEPCVHLVDDDEHFRIAIGLLLSTSGIHTKGYHSAEHFLSVYVPQDNECLLLDLRMPGIGGLELQRKMNERHINLPVIVISAFAETPSVVETIRNGAIDFLEKPIEEVALIDKVTKALATDRSRKAETGDLHRRLHRLSDRERQVMQGFIDAKTTQEVARHLGISPKTVEKHRVHIFEKLAVSSVPELMCLLARQVK; translated from the coding sequence ATGCCCGCATTGGTACTCCGCACAGCCCGTCACGCCCCATTAACCACGGAGCCTTGCGTTCATCTGGTCGACGATGACGAGCATTTTCGGATCGCCATCGGCCTGCTGCTGTCGACCAGTGGCATCCACACCAAGGGCTATCATTCGGCCGAGCACTTTCTGTCGGTTTATGTGCCGCAAGACAACGAGTGCCTACTGCTCGACCTGCGAATGCCGGGCATTGGTGGACTCGAACTGCAGCGTAAGATGAACGAGCGTCACATCAACCTGCCGGTCATTGTCATCTCGGCCTTTGCTGAAACGCCCTCTGTGGTCGAAACCATCCGCAACGGCGCGATCGACTTTCTCGAGAAGCCGATTGAGGAAGTGGCGCTCATCGACAAGGTAACAAAAGCCCTCGCCACCGATCGGAGTCGCAAGGCAGAGACTGGCGATCTGCATCGCCGGTTGCATCGCTTGAGCGATCGCGAGCGGCAAGTGATGCAAGGCTTTATCGACGCGAAGACGACGCAGGAAGTCGCGCGTCATCTGGGGATCAGCCCCAAGACAGTCGAGAAACATCGCGTCCACATCTTCGAAAAACTCGCTGTCTCCAGCGTACCCGAATTGATGTGCCTGCTAGCGCGGCAGGTAAAGTAG